A single region of the Buteo buteo chromosome 18, bButBut1.hap1.1, whole genome shotgun sequence genome encodes:
- the DCUN1D5 gene encoding DCN1-like protein 5 isoform X1, translating to MPVKKKRKSSGSAAAAADDTGLKKCKLGSYCRSQASGKVISGEEHFSSKKCLAWFYEYAGPDEVVGPEGMEKFCEDIGVEPENIIMLVLAWKLEAESMGFFTKEEWLKGMTSLQCDCTEKLQSKFDFLRSQLNDISSFKNIYRYAFDFARDKDQRSLDIDTAKSMLALLLGRTWPLFSVFYQYLEQSKYRVMNKDQWYNVLEFSRTVHADLSNYDEDGAWPVLLDEFVEWQKVRQAS from the exons ATGCCggtgaagaagaagaggaagtcCTCGGGGTCGGCAGCTGCGGCGGCAGACGACACCGGCCTCAAAAAGTGTAAACTCGGCAG CTATTGCAGATCACAAGCCTCTGGTAAAGTAATAAGTGGAGAGGAacatttttcaagcaaaaagTGCCTGGCTTGGTTTTATGAATATGCAG gtCCCGATGAAGTCGTGGGGCCCGAAGGAATGGAAAAGTTCTGTGAAGACATCGGTGTTGAGCCTGAAAAT aTTATTATGTTAGTTTTAGCCTGGAAACTAGAGGCTGAAAGCATGGGATTTTTTACCAAGGAAGAATGGTTAAAAGGAATGACCTCATTACA gtGTGACTGTACAGAAAAATTGCAGAGTAAATTTGACTTCTTGCGGTCACAATTGAATGACATTTCATCTTTTAAGAATATCTACAGATATGCCTTTGATTTTGCAAGG GATAAAGACCAGCGAAGTCTTGATATTGATACTGCAAAATCCATGTTAGCTCTTCTGCTTGGAAGAACTTGGCcactgttttcagtattttatcaaTACCTGGAG CAATCGAAGTATAGAGTTATGAACAAGGATCAGTGGTACAATGTGCTAGAGTTCAGCAGAACTGTCCATGCAGATCTTAGCAACTATGATGAAGATGGTGCAT GGCCTGTACTTCTGGATGAATTTGTTGAATGGCAAAAAGTTCGTCAAGCGTCATAG
- the DCUN1D5 gene encoding DCN1-like protein 5 isoform X2, whose product MEKFCEDIGVEPENIIMLVLAWKLEAESMGFFTKEEWLKGMTSLQCDCTEKLQSKFDFLRSQLNDISSFKNIYRYAFDFARDKDQRSLDIDTAKSMLALLLGRTWPLFSVFYQYLEQSKYRVMNKDQWYNVLEFSRTVHADLSNYDEDGAWPVLLDEFVEWQKVRQAS is encoded by the exons ATGGAAAAGTTCTGTGAAGACATCGGTGTTGAGCCTGAAAAT aTTATTATGTTAGTTTTAGCCTGGAAACTAGAGGCTGAAAGCATGGGATTTTTTACCAAGGAAGAATGGTTAAAAGGAATGACCTCATTACA gtGTGACTGTACAGAAAAATTGCAGAGTAAATTTGACTTCTTGCGGTCACAATTGAATGACATTTCATCTTTTAAGAATATCTACAGATATGCCTTTGATTTTGCAAGG GATAAAGACCAGCGAAGTCTTGATATTGATACTGCAAAATCCATGTTAGCTCTTCTGCTTGGAAGAACTTGGCcactgttttcagtattttatcaaTACCTGGAG CAATCGAAGTATAGAGTTATGAACAAGGATCAGTGGTACAATGTGCTAGAGTTCAGCAGAACTGTCCATGCAGATCTTAGCAACTATGATGAAGATGGTGCAT GGCCTGTACTTCTGGATGAATTTGTTGAATGGCAAAAAGTTCGTCAAGCGTCATAG